A part of Luteolibacter flavescens genomic DNA contains:
- a CDS encoding putative porin: MPTKHAHHPILATIAAALAGAAITRAEEPPDLPPVTTPTTQEQYDEVFKTNIAAPELPPEPAPQALPAPSPNMAVNLVVLMVKKGVLTQEEGLALIEQAEAEAKTAQAAAVAAVPPAPPRQEGEVSVSYVPQTVRNGIRDEIKQELMAEAREEGWGKSSAPEWTSRIRPFGDIRGRYEGIFFGDGNDNTGAFPNFNAINTGAPFDTSGTLFSPQYNVDQDRDRARLRVRLGADILLGDGFTGGLRVATGDSNSPVSPNQSLGGSGGNFSKYQIWLDRAFIAYEAVKNEDYELSAVIGRFDNPFFSTEVMWDDDIGFDGLALRGRASVNDRVTAFGAAGLFPVYNTDLNFASNQPSKFESQDKWLYGAQAGIDWTINEDLKAKFGVAWYEFSNIEGELSTPYVPLGPNDAGNTDATRPSFAQRGNTYMALRNIIPTAANGFGTTNQWQYYGLASSFQVLALTGKLEYSAYDPVKFALTGEFLKNLAFDANDIGAIAVNNRIGAGTGTFDGGDTAWNMMFQFGKTAMDKRGDWVAGLGYRYVESDAVVDGFTDSDFGGGGTNVHGFTLGGAVAVSPNVRLGLKWMSSDEVSGPPLSTDTLQFDINAKF; encoded by the coding sequence ATGCCCACCAAGCACGCCCATCACCCCATCCTGGCCACGATCGCCGCAGCCCTCGCGGGAGCAGCGATCACCCGTGCCGAAGAACCACCGGATCTCCCGCCGGTGACGACGCCGACCACGCAGGAGCAGTACGACGAGGTCTTCAAGACGAACATCGCGGCGCCCGAGCTTCCGCCCGAGCCAGCACCGCAGGCACTGCCCGCGCCTTCGCCAAACATGGCGGTGAATCTCGTGGTGCTCATGGTCAAGAAGGGCGTGCTCACCCAGGAGGAAGGGCTTGCCCTCATCGAGCAGGCGGAGGCCGAGGCAAAGACCGCGCAGGCTGCCGCCGTCGCCGCAGTTCCTCCGGCACCGCCGCGCCAGGAGGGCGAGGTGAGCGTGAGCTACGTGCCGCAGACGGTCCGCAATGGCATCCGCGACGAGATCAAGCAGGAGCTGATGGCCGAGGCCCGCGAGGAGGGCTGGGGCAAATCGAGTGCTCCCGAGTGGACCTCGCGCATCCGTCCCTTTGGCGATATCCGCGGCCGCTATGAGGGCATCTTCTTCGGCGATGGGAATGACAACACGGGTGCATTCCCGAATTTCAACGCGATCAATACCGGCGCTCCCTTCGATACGTCCGGCACGCTTTTCTCGCCGCAATACAACGTCGATCAGGACCGTGATCGTGCCCGTCTCCGCGTGAGGCTCGGTGCGGACATACTGCTCGGCGATGGCTTCACCGGTGGCCTCCGCGTTGCCACGGGCGACAGCAATTCGCCGGTCTCGCCAAACCAGTCGCTCGGCGGATCGGGTGGGAATTTCTCGAAGTACCAGATCTGGCTCGACCGCGCCTTCATCGCCTACGAGGCGGTGAAGAACGAGGACTACGAGCTGTCCGCGGTCATCGGTCGCTTCGACAATCCCTTCTTCAGCACCGAGGTGATGTGGGATGACGACATCGGCTTCGACGGTCTCGCGTTGCGCGGACGTGCAAGCGTGAACGACCGCGTGACCGCCTTCGGCGCGGCGGGCCTGTTCCCGGTTTATAATACGGACCTGAACTTCGCGTCGAACCAGCCATCGAAATTCGAAAGCCAGGACAAGTGGCTCTACGGTGCGCAGGCGGGCATCGACTGGACGATCAACGAGGACCTCAAGGCGAAGTTCGGCGTGGCGTGGTATGAGTTCTCGAACATTGAGGGCGAACTCTCCACTCCGTATGTCCCACTGGGGCCGAATGACGCGGGGAATACCGATGCGACCCGTCCGTCCTTCGCCCAGCGCGGCAATACCTACATGGCGCTGCGGAACATCATCCCGACGGCGGCCAATGGCTTCGGCACCACGAACCAGTGGCAATACTACGGTCTCGCCTCGTCATTCCAAGTGCTCGCGCTCACCGGCAAGCTGGAGTATTCGGCGTATGATCCGGTGAAGTTCGCGCTGACAGGTGAATTCCTGAAGAACCTCGCCTTCGATGCGAACGACATCGGGGCGATCGCCGTGAACAACCGCATCGGTGCGGGCACCGGCACCTTCGACGGCGGCGACACGGCTTGGAACATGATGTTCCAGTTCGGCAAGACGGCGATGGACAAGAGGGGCGATTGGGTCGCGGGACTCGGCTATCGCTATGTGGAGTCGGATGCGGTCGTGGACGGCTTCACGGATTCCGACTTCGGCGGGGGCGGGACGAACGTGCACGGCTTCACCCTCGGCGGTGCGGTCGCGGTTTCCCCGAACGTGCGCCTCGGCCTCAAGTGGATGAGCTCCGACGAGGTCTCCGGTCCGCCGCTTAGCACGGACACCCTGCAATTCGACATCAACGCCAAGTTCTGA
- a CDS encoding peptidylprolyl isomerase, translated as MKLRLLTLIAATTTAALHADTATLGKIGELELKTDEIREAIAGLEAGQDAALAKDPAALSQYVRALLIQRLVLKEALAQKWDQQPEVVAKLVRARESALTESFLENAAKVPADFPSESDLLAAYEAAKPSLQVPKTYRLAQVFVALPKDADKAATDKAKAKLDAVGKKLKEKNADFAAIAAAESDEAASKAKGGEIGWISEAQVQPEIREKLPKLATGTVSEPVKLDDGWHILKMLDSKEAHTAALDQVRDQLAVQLRAERARLNRQEYLAKLLKDHPLAINEIELGKLLEK; from the coding sequence ATGAAACTCCGATTGCTCACACTCATCGCCGCCACCACCACTGCGGCCCTCCACGCTGACACGGCCACGCTTGGCAAGATCGGCGAACTTGAACTCAAGACCGACGAGATCCGCGAAGCCATCGCGGGCCTCGAAGCCGGGCAGGACGCCGCCTTGGCAAAGGATCCGGCGGCGCTCAGCCAGTATGTGCGCGCCCTGCTCATCCAGCGCCTGGTGCTGAAGGAAGCGCTCGCGCAGAAGTGGGATCAGCAGCCGGAGGTGGTGGCGAAGCTCGTGCGTGCGCGCGAGTCCGCCTTGACCGAGAGCTTCCTGGAGAATGCGGCAAAGGTGCCCGCGGACTTCCCGTCGGAGAGCGATTTGCTGGCAGCCTACGAGGCGGCGAAGCCATCGCTGCAGGTGCCGAAGACCTACAGGCTCGCGCAGGTTTTCGTCGCGCTGCCGAAGGACGCGGACAAGGCCGCGACCGACAAGGCGAAGGCGAAGCTGGATGCGGTGGGCAAGAAGCTGAAGGAGAAGAATGCCGACTTCGCAGCCATCGCCGCCGCCGAAAGCGACGAGGCCGCGAGCAAGGCGAAGGGCGGGGAGATTGGCTGGATCTCCGAGGCACAGGTGCAGCCGGAGATCCGCGAGAAGCTCCCGAAGCTCGCCACCGGCACGGTGTCCGAGCCGGTGAAGCTGGACGATGGCTGGCATATCCTGAAGATGCTGGATTCGAAGGAAGCCCACACCGCGGCGCTCGATCAGGTGCGTGACCAACTGGCCGTCCAGCTCCGCGCCGAGCGCGCACGCCTGAATCGCCAAGAATACCTCGCCAAGCTGCTGAAGGATCATCCGCTCGCGATCAACGAGATCGAACTCGGGAAATTGTTAGAAAAGTAA